Genomic DNA from alpha proteobacterium U9-1i:
AGAAGCGGCGCTGGCTGAGGCTTGGCGATGCGGCGGGTCTTACGCAATTCGGGGTCAATGTTGTCACGCTCGATCCTGGTGTGTGGTCGAGCCAGCGCCACTGGCACGAGAAGGAAGACGAGTTCGTGTTCATGCTGGAAGGTGAACTCGTGCTTGTTACCGACGCGGGCGAAGCGATCATGCGCCCCGGCGATTGCGCGGGCTTCAAGGCGGGCGTGCATGACGGCCACAAACTCGAGAACCGCTCCGACACGCCCGCGCGGTTTCTTGTTGTCGGCGGGCGCGATGATGAGGATTGGGGCGAGTACTCGGACATCGACATGAAGTTTTGGCCGAAGCGCTACTCCGGCGGCGGCGGCTACACGCGCAAGAACGGGGACAAGATTTGAGGCGCCTCGCCGTCTTCGATCTCGACGGCACGTTGGTCGATAGCCGCCACTCGATCGGCGAAGCGATGGCGCAGGCCTTCGCCGCGCTCGATCTGCCGCCGCCGAGCTATGACGAAACCCGCCGCATCGTTGGCCTTTCGCTCGTGCCGGCGCTGCAAATTCTGGCGCCGCATCTCGATCCCGCGCGCTGGCCTGAGCTGGGCGTCGCCTACAAGAACGCCTTCGTCCGCAATCGCGAGAACGGCATACGCGAACCGCTCTATGACGGCGCGCGCGAGACTTTGGAGCGGATGCGCGCCGCGGGTTGGCTGATGGGCATCGCCACCGGCAAGGCGCGTCGCGGCATTGATCACGTACTCGCCGCGCACGATCTGTCCAGCTTCTTCGATTGCGGCTTCTGCGCCGATGACGGGCCGGGAAAGCCTGATCCGCACATGCTTGCGCTCAACATGCAGGCGCTCGACGTTGACCCTGAGCACACGGTGATGATCGGCGACACGACGTTCGACATGGAAATGGCTCGCGCGGCGGGCGCCTATGCGCTGGGCGTCAGCTGGGGCTTTCACACCGCCGATGAGATCGCCGCGCACGCGCATGAGATCGCCCACGACTTTCCGACGCTGAACGCGATGCTCGCAAGCTGGCGCGCCGCATGAGCACCGATCTTGCCAAGCGCTTCTACCAAACCGCGAGCGTCAGCGAAGATGGTGCGAGTGTTCTGCTTGACGCGCGCACTTTGCGCACACCGGGCGGGGCGGTCTTTCGCGCGCCGGCGCGCGCGCTTGCGGAAGCCATGGCCGCGGAGTGGAACGCGCAAGGCGACCACATAGCGCCCGCAACGATGCCGCTGACGCAGCTCGCGTTCGCCGCTGTCGATATAACGCCCAAGCGCCGTCCCGAGATCGCGCACGACGTTGCAAAGTATGCCGAGACCGATCTCATCTGCCATCGCGCCGAAGCCCCCGCTGTGCTTGTGGCGCGCCAGGCGGTGGCGTGGGACCCGTTGGTGGCATGGGCAGAGCAACGTTTCGGGCAGCGCCTTCACGTCGTCAGCGGCGTGCTCCCCGCCGATGTGCCCGCCGCCGCGATCGCAAACATCGAACGCGCGGTCGGCGATTTGGACGATTTCCGCGCCACCGCGCTTGCGCAGTCCACTATGCTGACAGGCTCGGTCTATCTGGGCTTTGCGCAGTTGGAGGGCCGCATCAACGCCGCCGAGGCGTACGCAGCCGCGACCGTCGACGAAGCCTGGAGCATCGAGCGCTGGGGCGAGGATTCCGAGGCCGGCGCCCGCCTCGATCGCCTCAAAGGCGATCTAGACGCGGTATCGCGCTTCCTCGCCGCACTCGGCTAGCCATCCGCCGCTTGTCATCCCACTCAGCTTCCGTCATCCCGGACGCGCGAAGCGCGATCCGGGATTCAGGGGCAAACGCGCCGGCCTACGATCATCTGGGTCCCGGCTCTCGCTTCGCTCGGCCGGGATGACGCATCCTGAGAAGGGGTCCGCAAAACCATGAAAGACATCATCGAAGCCCTGGAAGCCAAGCGCGCGGCGGCGCGTGCGGGCGGCGGCGAGAAGCGGATGGCGTCGCAGCACGCCAAGGGCAAGCTCACCGCGCGCGAGCGCATCGAGCTCTTGCTCGACGAAGGCTCGTTCGAGGAGTTCGACATGTTCGTTGAGCACCGTGCGCACGAGTTCGGCATGGCCGACCAGAAAATCCCCGGCGACGGCGTCGTCACCGGCTGGGGCACGATCAACGGGCGGCTGACTTACGTTTTCTCGAAGGACTTCACCGTGTTCGGCGGTTCGCTGTCGAAGGCGCACGCCGAGAAGATCTGCAAAGTGCAGGACATGGCGATGAAGAACGGCGCGCCGATCGTCGGCATTTTCGACGCTGGCGGCGCGCGTATTCAAGAAGGCGTCGACAGCCTCGCCGGCTACGCCGATATCTTCCAGCGCAACATTCTCGCGTCCGGCGTCGTGCCGCAGATCAGCGTGATCATGGGGCCGTGCGCGGGCGGCGATGTGTATTCGCCGGCGATGACCGATTTCATCTTCATGGTGCGCGACACGTCCTACATGTACGTGACCGGCCCTGAGGTGGTGAAAACGGTGACGAACGAGATCGTCACGCATGAGGAATTGGGCGGCGCGCGCGTGCATGCGTCGAAATCGGGCGTCGTCGATGGCGCGTTTGAGAACGATTTCGAGACGCTGACGCAGATGCGCCGGCTGATCGATTTCCTGCCCGGCTCGAACCGCGAAAAACCGCCGACGCGCCCGCACTATGACGATATCATGCGCGAGGAACCTTCGCTCGACCGCTTGATCCCGGACAATCCGAACAAGCCATATGACATGAAAGAGCTGATCGAGAAGGTCGCCGACGAGGGCGATTTCTTTGAGATCGGCGCCGATTTTGGCAAGAACATCATCACCGGTTTTGCGCGCCTTGACGGCGCGCCGGCGGGCTTTGTCGCCAACCAGCCGATGACGCTCGCGGGCGTGCTCGACATTGATGCGAGCCGCAAAGCCGCGCGCTTCGTGCGCTTCTGCGATGCGTTCAACATTCCGATCATCACCTTCGTGGACGTGCCGGGTTTCCTGCCGGGCACCAAGCAGGAGCTGGGCGGCCTCATCAAGCACGGCGCGAAATTGCTGTTCGCTTACGGCGAAGCAACGGTGCCGAAAGTCACGGTGATTACGCGCAAGGCCTATGGCGTCGCGTATGACGTGATGAGTTCCAAGCATTTGCGCGGCGACGTGAACTACGCGTGGCCGAGCGCTGAGATCGCGGTGATGGGCGCCAAAGGCGCCGTCGAGATCATCTTCCGCGCCGACATCGGCGACGCCGACAAGATCGCCGCCCGCACCAAGGAATATTCCGACCGCTTCGCCAACCCGTTCGTGGCGGCGTCACGCGGCTATCTGGATGACGTGATCATGCCGCGCGAAACGCGTCGGCGGATCATCCGGGCGCTGCAGAGCTTGAAGAACAAGAAGCTCGAAAACCCCTGGAAGAAGCACGACAATATTCCGTTGTGAGGTCTTGTGGCGCGCGATGACGTTGAAAAGCGAGCGTCAGAGATTCGCGCCAGGGGACTGGCGGCCGAGCAAGAACTAGCTGCGCTGGAAGAAGCGCAAGACGAAGAGCGTAAGCAGTTCGTTCGTCGATTCTCGGCGGCACTGCTGGAGCGAACACCGCACGCCGTACAGTGTCTAGCGATCGATCCCAACGAAGACGAGTTGGGCGTATTGGTGCGCTTCCATTTCTATATAGACAGCAAAGCGAGATTTAATGACGTCGCGCAGATTGGCGTTGATCGCGCGGAGCGTAAAGGTGACGATTGGGAGTTCAGCTACTACCTGCGCCCGAGCGCGGGGGCGTATGGGGTTGAACTAGACGGCGGTGTGGAGGAGTTGGCTTACGCGCAGCAAGGTGAGGTGCTGACCGCCGCTACTGCGCTTGTTATAGAAATGATGGCGAACGTCGTTGCCAGTGGCGGTCGCTTGGGGACACCAAGCGAAGTGACGGCCATGCTGGCCGCAGCCGAAAAGGAAAAGGCCGCGCAACAATCCGCTGCGCGGAAGGAGCGCGCAAGGAGCCAACGTCGCGGTTGCCTCGTTATTTTTCTGGGGTTCGTCGGGTTTTGCATGCTGATGGGGCTGCTAAACAACGCAACGTCATGAGTCCGGTCCTTCTCCCGCATGGGCGGGAGAAGGTGGTCGCGGAGCGACCGGATGAGGGTGGGGGCCGCACGCGAACGGCGCGCGTCAACACAAGCGCTTCATCCTGCGCCTCGCCCCCTTTGCCCGGTTCGAGCAAGCTCGAACCGACCTCTCCCCCTCGTGGGGGAGAGGTGCTAGCTCAGGGCGCACGGAGAGACGCCATGCGCACCATGATTCTTGTCATCCCGTTTTTGCTCGCTGCTTGTGGACAAGCCGCGCCGCCGGAGCCTGCAGCGGAAATCGCCGCGCCTGCGCCGGTGGGCGAGCCGATGTCCGCCGGCATGTTGGGGGCGATGTCGGAGAATGTGCCGGAGGAGGCTGCGGCGCTCACCATCGAAACTGGCCGATTGGTGTTCGCGAGCCCGGATGCTGTCGAAACCTTCGCGCTGCCGACGCAATTTATCGGCGCTGTCGATCCTTCGACGCTCATCGCCGCTGGCGGGCAAAGCTTCGCCGCCGCCGCGCCGGGCGTGAATCTCACGCGCGTCGAGGTGCGCGCAATTTTTGGCGGAACGCCGCAGGCTTTGTGTGGTCTCGCGCAGGCCACGCACGTCGCGATCATGAGCGCCGAGCCGCTGACGGGCGTGGTGCTGATCGCGTTCACCGGCGTCGACGCGCCCGGCCCCGAGGCGCGCGATAGCGCGGTGTGCGCGACTTATACCTACGCGGTCTAAAGCTGCGGGCCGCTGGGCAGTTTTCGCTGCACCGATCGAAGCAGTCTTGCTGATGGGTAATGCCGCCGCGCCGCGTGCGCTGCTACCGTCAACGCGGGAGGGCCGTTTATGCGCCAAATTCTGATTGTGATGATGCTTGCTGCGTCGGCGTTTGTGAGCGGTTGCGCTACGCAAACCGGTGGCGCGATGATTGCTCGCGACGACGTGATGGAGAATTCGCGGCGGATCGTGGAGGCCTATGCCGCCTCGTGGAACGCCGGAGACATGGCGCGCTTCGGCGCGCTCTACGCGGCTGACGCCCGGCATGTGAACACGTCCGGCGAGTTCTTGCGAGGGCGCAGCGCCATCGTCGCCACGCACCGGGCCAATCGCGAACGCTATTCCGCCGGCGTACGCATGGCGACGCGGCTCGAGGGCGCGCGTGCAATCACAGACGACGCGATCGTCGCGGTGATGATCATGGAAATCGTCAACGATCCCGCGCGCCCTGGCGAAGTCCAGGCCACGCGCGTGACCTTGACGTTGGCGCGGCGCGACGGCGACTGGCTGATCGCCCAGGCTCAGGCTTCGGCGGCCGGCTGAACCTCGCGATCGGCGGCGAACACAGACGACCAAGAGCGCGCGAATTGCGATGGGCGCCGTCGCGGGCGAGGCGCGGACGGCGTAACAATCGCGCATGCGCGCCCACACGCTCCCCCTGGCGCTTTTGGCCTTTCTTGCGCTGGCTGGCTGCGGCGATGCGGTTGAACCCGTGTCGCAGGCGCAAGCGAGTGTGAGCACGTCGCCACCGCCTCTGCTTGGCGCGTTCAAGGCGCAGTCAGAAACCGCGCGCGCGGTTACCGGGAACGTGCGCGTTGAGCGCGGCGGGCTGTTGTTTGCGAATGGTGTGACGCTTTACACGCGCGGCCTTGAGCCGCGACGTGGCCACGATCGCATCGCCCGCGGTGGCGAGAGCTACGCCGCCGCCGTGGTCGGTTCGAGCAACGTCGTTGTGGAATTGCGGCGGGTGAACCAGCAGGTGATTTCGCCAGACGCGGCCGCGATCCACGGCGCCTGCGATACGGCCGAGCCGCCACGCTACCTCGCCATCGTTTATGAACCTCCGGCGCGCACAATGAAACTGATCGTATTCACCGGCGACGAAGCGCCAGGACCGGATGCGACCGACAGCCGGGTGTGCGCGATCTATGGCTTCATGGCGCCCGAGGGGGCGCGTACACGCGAAGGCGTGGTGCTCTAAGCGCGCTCAGCAAAAGTGTGACGCGGTTTTGCGTCTGATCGCGCGAGCAATCTAGTCGGCCTTTCGGAACGGTTTGGTCGGCTCGCCCAGTTCGTAGAACTCAGTGCCGCCCGGCGTTTGCATGAGCAGATAGCGTTTATCGAGGTTGGGGTACGTGACGACTTCGATCGGCTTGTCCTCGCCGCCCATGAGGTAGGTGCATTCTTCGTCAAACGTGTTGCGCAACAGATGCGGCACAGAGGGCGTTGCGAAACCCATGAAGTCACCGGGGCCGACCTCCACGCTGCGTCCGTCGATCTCGGCCATGGCGCGGCCGGAGACGATGTAGATCCACTCTTCTTCATGCATGTGCGCGTGATAGGCAAAGCTGTCCTTGCCTGGCGGCAGGCGCACGAGTGAAACATGCGCGCGGCTCATGCCGGCGAGGCGCGAGAGGGCGGCGGCGCGAAACAATGAGTTGGGATTGAGCTGTTGCGTAAACGGCCGCATCGTCGGCGCGATCTCGCCGGCTCGCCACAGCGCCTTCTTGGTGTCGCTCATCCGATCCCCATTAGAACTCGACCGGTTCGTAGCGCCGCCAGGCGCCGCCGAGCAGCAGCTCAAGCGGTTGGAATTCGCCTTTGTAGGCCATCTTGTCCGAGCCGGGGATCCAATAGCCGAGATAAAGAAACGGAAAACCCGCGGCGCGCGCTTGCTGGATGTGATCGAGCACGGTGTAAATGCCGAGCCCGCGCTTCGGGGCATCGGGATCGAAGTACGAATAAACCAGACTCAAACCGTCGCCGAGAACGTCAACGAGCGCGGCGGCCGCGAGCTCGCCCTTCGAAGGGCCGGCGCTGTAGCGATACTCGACGATGTGCGTGCGCACGGCGGTCTCTTCGACCATGGCCGCGTACTCGCTCATGCCCATCTCGGCCATCCCGCCATCGGAATGACGTGACTTTAGATAACGCCGCAGCAACCAAAATTGCTCTTCAGTCGCCTCCGCCGGACGCAGCGCGCGCGTTAAGTCAGCGTTGCGCGCGATGCCCTTGCGCCAGCGCTTGGTGAACGCGAACTCGTCCACCACCACACGCGCCGAGACGCAGCTTGCGCAGCCGTCACAGGAGGGGCGGTAGGCGATGTTTTGCGAGCGGCGAAAGCCGGCTTGCGTCAGCGCGTCGTGCAACGAACCGGCGTCGGCGCCGTCTAAAGCGGTGAAAACCTTGCGCTCGCGTCGGCCCGGCAGATACGGGCACGGCGACGGTGCGGTGAGGTAGAACCGCAAGTTCCGCGTAGGGAAGGGCTTGGTCACGCGCGTCCATCGTCCCTGAAGGCGGCGCGCCGTCAAGCGCGTCTGGCTTAACCAAGGTGCGCGGATTGTGTTGCCCAAACTTAAATTGGGGCGAGGTTTGCCGATTTAGGTACGCCAGCGGGAGAAAATGTGTTTAGATGACCGCCTTGATCGGACATTTGGGGGAAGGTCCGGCCCGGAGCGAAGGAGCGCCCCATGGCCATGCCTGTCACGACCATCCTGTCTCATCAGGACGAACTTGCGCGCAAAGCGCTCTCCGTCACCGGCGACATGAACGAGGCTGGCCTGCTGGTCGGCAGGGTGATGTCGCGCGCGTTTGACCGCCTGGAAAAGGGCGCTGCGGAAGACGCGATCACCGCCGCGCTGCGGCGGGATCTGGACGCGCTGATCACCAAGCTTCGCCGCAAGGCGAACTAGAGCGCTTCTCCACGTCCAAGCGGATCGGGCAGCGGCTCCCCGTCGGCCACGAATTGCAGCGCTGCCGAATTGATGCAGTAGCGCAAGCCCGTGGGGCCCGGCCCGTCCGGAAACACGTGGCCTTGATGGCTTTCGCAGCGCGCGCAGCGGGTCTCGACACGGCGCATCCCGTAGGAATTGTCCTCGATGCCGAGCACATGGGCAGGATCGACGGGCGCGGTGAAGCTTGGCCAACCGGTGCCGCTTTCAAATTTGGTGTCCTGCCGGAACAGCGGCAGGCCGCAGAGGCGGCAGCAATAGACGCCTGGCTTTTTCTGATTGAGCAGGCCGCCACAGAAGGGCGCCTCGGTGCCATGGTTCAGCAGCACGCGGCGTTCTTCGGCGTCGAGGGAGCTTTCCAGGCGGATGCGGTCATCCGTGGTGGGCGGCGTGAGGTCAAAACCGGATTGCGAGCGGGTCATCTGTGGTCCTATGCCGGTGGACATTCGGCGTGGCCGCGGGTGTGGTTACATCGACAATATAGGGATCAGACGACCGTTTCGCGCGCATCGTAGAGTTTGGCCAAATCCTTCATCAGGCTCTCTGCGCCGGTGCGGATTTGTGCGTCGGTGAAATGCGTCCTCAAAGCGCGCGTGGCGTGCGCGAGGCCTTTCGGGGCGAGCTTCAGCTTGCGACGATGCTTGCGCGCAAGATGCTCGACCAGTAGTTCGGCCTTCTCCGCGGCCGGCGCAACGAGCGGCGACAATGTTCGCGCGAGCTCGCCCGCCAATGTATCGCGTGCCGATTTGGGGTTTCGCGCAGGGGCGAGCGCCGCGAAAAGCGAACGGTCGTTGTGCGCGCGGATGAGCGCGAAGAGGCGCTTCAATTCTGGCTTGCCGCGCTTGCCGCACAGCGCTTTGAGCGCTTTCCGCTGGGCGGCGTCCAAGCTCATTGGCCGCTCCGGCGCAGCACAGCGGCCGCGGTGCGGACGAGCGCTTCCTTCACCGGCCGGCTGCCCATGCGGACCATAGCGGTGTTGTTGATGGGATTGACGGTGATCCGCTCGCTGGGGACAGCGCGCAGGGCGCCGGAATACGGCACCTCCTCGGGCAGAAGCGCCGAGCCGAAGAAGGGCGCCGCAATGATCTCGGCGCGCGTCAGGGCGTCGGCGGTGTCGGGGGTTTGGGCGCGTGTGCGATCGTTCACGCCGTTCAGGACGACCGAGAACTCCCCAGGTCGCAAGGACCTTCCCCGAACTTCGCGCACGACGTGCTCGAGCATGTTCAATCCGGTGAGTGAGTACTTCTCCGGCCGCACGGGGGCAACGATGTGATCGGCGGTGGTGATGGCCAGGCGCGTGAGGAATGTCGCACACGGGTTGGAATCGATGATGACGGCGTCCGAGCGTTCGCGCAGCAGCGCCACGAGTTGCCGGAAGCGCGTAAAGGCCTCGGCCTTATCGCGCTCGGAGCGAGCGTCCAGCGTAAACTCGAACAAACGCTCATCGCCGGCGATGAGGTCGAAGCGGGGTTGCTTGGAACGCTTGGTGCGGTTGAGCGGCACGGCGAGGTCGGCGAACGCCGACACCGGCAAACTCTCGCCGCCGCGCGCCGTCAGCACCGAATAGATTGTGCGGTGATCGTCGCGCAGGCGGTTGCGTTCGCCGGGCGGCAAAAAGTACTGAGTGAGGTTATGCTGTGGGTCGAGGTCGATGAAGCTGATGGCGCGTTTGTCGGCGAGGTGAGCAGCGGCGAACAAATTCGCCGCCAGCACGGTTTTGCCGACACCGCCTTTGATATTGAGCATGGCGATTACGCGTCCGCGCCGTGTGCTGGCGTTGCGGCCGGCCTCGGCGATACGCGCCATGGTTTCCGCGCCCACGCCACGGCGAAGGTCGATTGCCTGATCGACCTCAAGGGTTGCGGCGATCCATGAATCTGGCGCGATCTCGCCGGCCTGGATCAGCACAATCGAGCGGCCGTTGTTGAGCGCGACGGCGACTTCGCGGCGCATCCACATGCTGTCTTGCGCCGCAGGGGAGGCGATGACGACGAGGAAACTGGCTTCGCCGACGGTTTGGATCAGCGCTGGAATATTCTCCTGCGCGCGCAGTTCTGGGCCTGAGCGCGTCACCGCCCAGCCGTTGCGTTCCAATTCAGCGCCCACGGCAAGCGCGGCGGCCTCGTCGGCCGCTTCAAACGCCAGATATGCCGCAATGGCCATGTCGGCCGCTTCCCCTCGTCCATCCCCCGCTGGACTCTAGTCGGGCGCATTACGGCTTGGCAATCAGGCGGCTGCCACGGATCAGGTGCGCGCATTGGACTGGCGCCGCCTTTTTGATGTCCAGAATGGCGGCGGTGATGCTGGCGCCGCACCCTGTCGTGAGACTGGAATGAAATGCCTGACGCAGACCTCATAGACATTTTTCAACGCTTGGCGATGGCGTTGGGCATCGGCTTTTTGGTCGGCGTCGAGCGTGGCTGGAAGCATCGCGACGCCCCTGACGGCGCACGGGCGGCGGGCTTGCGCACTCATGCCGTCATCGGGCTGACGGGCGGCGTGGCCGGCGCGCTGTTGCCATTTGTCGGCGGGCTCGGCTTCGCCACGATCAGCGTCGCGGTGTCTGCCGCGCTTATCGCTTTCAAGTTGCGCGAAAGCGAGCGCGACGATGACGTGTCGGTGACGGGCACCATCGCCGGCCTGCTCGTCTATGCGCTTGGCGTCTATGCGATGGTCGGCGATCTGCGCGTGGCGGCGGCGGTTGGTGTCACACTCGCGGGCCTCCTGGCCTTCAAGGACACGCTGCACGATTGGTTGGACAAGCTGACCTGGAAGGAGCTTCGTTCAGCGCTGCTGATCTTGGCGGCGACGGCAATCGCATTGCCATTGTTGCCTGACCGACCGGTCGATCCCTGGGGCGCCGTCAATCCGCGCGAACTGTGGTTGTTGACGATTCTCGTCGCTGGCGCTTCGTTCGCTGGATATGTAGCGGTGCGCCTTCTCGGCGGCGGCGTTGGCGTGCTTGCCGGTGCAACGGTTGGCGCGGTGGTGTCGTCCACGGTTGTGACCGCAGAACTTGGGCGGCGTGCGAAGGCAGGCGATACATCAATGGCGGTGGCTGCCGCCGGCGCATCGCTTGCAGCGGCGGTAAGCCTCACACGCGTTGGCATCCTCGTTTCGGCGATCGCCGCCCCGGTGTTGATGCACGTCGCGCCTGCTTTGGGAGCGGCGGTGTCGGTGTTTGCCGGGTTTGCTTGGGTTCTGGCGCGCTCCGACGGCGCTAAGGCAAAGGGTGAGACGAAGCTCTCGAGCCCGCTTGATCTCAAATCGGTGGCGAAGTTCGCGTTGTTTCTCGGCGCGGTCATCGTGGTGGGGCGTTTGGTCTCGGATGCGTATGGCGAAGCGGGCCTGCTGCCCTTCGCGGCGGCAGCCGGCATCGCCGATGTTGATGCGGCGACACTCGCGGCGGCGAGCCTTGTTCGAAGCGGGCTTTCGCCTGAAGCCGGCGCGCACGCCATTTTGGTCGCGGCGTTGGTGAACACGTTCGCCAAAGGGGTGATCGGCTTTGTGACGGGTGGACCGCGCTATGCGGGCCTCTATCTGGCCGCCGCGGCGCTCGCGGCCACAGTGGCTGCGGCGGCATGGCTCTTTGCCGAACCGTTGATTGAGCCCATCTTGGGTGTGGAGGCCTCGCTTCCGACACGAGCAATCGGCTAGATGCGACTGAACATGCGTGAAAAATGGTCCCCCGCGTCGTGGCGCGCTAAGCCCGCTAAGCACATCCCGACGGATTATCCCGACCCGGCCAAATTGGCCGAGGTCGAGGCCATTCTGCGTTCCTATCCGCCGCTCGTGTTTGCCGGCGAAGCGCGGAACCTGAAGGCGCGCCTGGCCGACGTTGCGGCGGGCAAAGCGTTCTTGCTGCAAGGCGGCGACTGCGCCGAGAGCTTCAAGGAATTCCACCCCGACAATATCCGCGATTGGTTCCGGACTTTGATGTCGATGAGCGTCGCGCTGACGTTTGCCGGCCAAAAGCCGGTGGTGAAGCTTGGACGCATCGCCGGCCAGTTCGGCAAGCCGCGCTCGGAGCAAACTGAAACGCAGAATGGCGTCACCCTGCCATCCTACCGGGGCGACAACATCAACGGCATGGAGTTCACGCCTGAGAGCCGCATTCCCGACCCTGAGCGGTTGGTCAAAGCCTATTCGCAATCAGCCGCGACACTGAACCTGATCCGCGCCTTCGCAAACGGCGGCTACGCGGATTTGCACAACGTGCATCGTTGGATGCTCGGTTTCGTTGAAGGAAGCCCGCAGGGCAAACGCTACCGCGAGACCGCCGAACGCATCACTGAATCGATAGCGTTCATGGAAGCGTGCGGCATCACCCCGGAAAGCGTGCCGCAGGTGCGCCACGTTGATGTGTACACCAGCCACGAGGCGCTGTTGCTCGGCTATGAAGAAGCGATGACGCGCGTCGATAGCACCAGCGGCGATTGGTACGACACCAGCGCGCATTTTGTGTGGCTCGGCGACCGCACGCGCCAACTCGATGGCGCCCACGTCGAATTCGCCCGCGGCATCAAGAACCCGATCGGTATGAAGTGCGGGCCGTCGCTGGAGCCGGATGATCTCCTACGCCTGGTCGACGTGCTGAACCCCGAGAACGAGCCGGGGCGGTTGACGCTGATTGCTCGTTTCGGCGCAGAGAAAGTGGAAGCCGGGCTGCCGAAGATTGTGCGCGCCGTCGTGCGTGAAGGGCGCAACGTCGTGTGGTCCTGCGATCCCATGCACGGCAATACGCTGAAAACGGATTCCGGCTTCAAGACGCGCCCGTTCGACAGGATCATGGCCGAAGTGCGCGCGTTCATGGCCGCGCTGCCGGCGGAAGGCGCCTATCCGGGCGGCGTGCATGTAGAGATGACGGGCCAGCAGGTTACCGAATGCCTGGGTGGCGCAACGGCGGTGACGGAGGAGGACTTGTCCTCGCGCTATCACACCCATTGCGATCCACGCTTGAACGGCGCGCAAGCGATCGATCTGGCGTTCCTGATCGCCGAGCATCTGCGCGGCGTGCGCACCAACGGAACGAAGGCGAAAGCCAGCTGATGCGCATCGCTGTTCAGATGGATCCGATCGACACGATGATTGTTGATCGCGATACCTCGCTTGTGCTCATGGTGGAGGCGCAGAAGCGCGGTCACGAGCTTTGGTGGTTCACGCCGAACGAATTGTTCGTCGATGCGGGCGTCGTGAAGGCGAAAGCGCGGCGCGTGAGCGTGCGGCTGGAGCACGACAACCATTACACCACGCACGAAGAAGCTGTGCGCGTGGCGAACGATTTCGACGTGATCCTGGTGCGTCAGGATCCGCCGTTCGACATGGGCTATGTGTCGAACACGTATTTGTTGGAGCTGACCAAAGCGCTGGTGCTCAACCCGCCGCGCGGCATCCGCAACATCACCGAGAAGCTCTCAATCCTGAAGTTCCCAGAGCTGACGCCGCCGACTTGGGTCGGACGCGATCTCGACGCGTTAGAAGCATTCGCAAAGCGCTTCGATCAGGTTGTGCTGAAAGTGCTGTTCATGATGGGTGGCGACGGCGTGATTCGGCTTTCGCCGCA
This window encodes:
- a CDS encoding similar to phosphoglycolate phosphatase (clustered with ribosomal large subunit pseudouridine synthase C); this translates as MRRLAVFDLDGTLVDSRHSIGEAMAQAFAALDLPPPSYDETRRIVGLSLVPALQILAPHLDPARWPELGVAYKNAFVRNRENGIREPLYDGARETLERMRAAGWLMGIATGKARRGIDHVLAAHDLSSFFDCGFCADDGPGKPDPHMLALNMQALDVDPEHTVMIGDTTFDMEMARAAGAYALGVSWGFHTADEIAAHAHEIAHDFPTLNAMLASWRAA
- a CDS encoding arginine-tRNA-protein transferase is translated as MRFYLTAPSPCPYLPGRRERKVFTALDGADAGSLHDALTQAGFRRSQNIAYRPSCDGCASCVSARVVVDEFAFTKRWRKGIARNADLTRALRPAEATEEQFWLLRRYLKSRHSDGGMAEMGMSEYAAMVEETAVRTHIVEYRYSAGPSKGELAAAALVDVLGDGLSLVYSYFDPDAPKRGLGIYTVLDHIQQARAAGFPFLYLGYWIPGSDKMAYKGEFQPLELLLGGAWRRYEPVEF
- a CDS encoding chromosome (plasmid) partitioning protein ParA, with the protein product MAIAAYLAFEAADEAAALAVGAELERNGWAVTRSGPELRAQENIPALIQTVGEASFLVVIASPAAQDSMWMRREVAVALNNGRSIVLIQAGEIAPDSWIAATLEVDQAIDLRRGVGAETMARIAEAGRNASTRRGRVIAMLNIKGGVGKTVLAANLFAAAHLADKRAISFIDLDPQHNLTQYFLPPGERNRLRDDHRTIYSVLTARGGESLPVSAFADLAVPLNRTKRSKQPRFDLIAGDERLFEFTLDARSERDKAEAFTRFRQLVALLRERSDAVIIDSNPCATFLTRLAITTADHIVAPVRPEKYSLTGLNMLEHVVREVRGRSLRPGEFSVVLNGVNDRTRAQTPDTADALTRAEIIAAPFFGSALLPEEVPYSGALRAVPSERITVNPINNTAMVRMGSRPVKEALVRTAAAVLRRSGQ
- a CDS encoding peptide methionine sulfoxide reductase MsrB, which produces MTRSQSGFDLTPPTTDDRIRLESSLDAEERRVLLNHGTEAPFCGGLLNQKKPGVYCCRLCGLPLFRQDTKFESGTGWPSFTAPVDPAHVLGIEDNSYGMRRVETRCARCESHQGHVFPDGPGPTGLRYCINSAALQFVADGEPLPDPLGRGEAL
- a CDS encoding chaperone (required for the assembly of the mitochondrial F1-ATPase); amino-acid sequence: MSTDLAKRFYQTASVSEDGASVLLDARTLRTPGGAVFRAPARALAEAMAAEWNAQGDHIAPATMPLTQLAFAAVDITPKRRPEIAHDVAKYAETDLICHRAEAPAVLVARQAVAWDPLVAWAEQRFGQRLHVVSGVLPADVPAAAIANIERAVGDLDDFRATALAQSTMLTGSVYLGFAQLEGRINAAEAYAAATVDEAWSIERWGEDSEAGARLDRLKGDLDAVSRFLAALG
- a CDS encoding propionyl-CoA carboxylase carboxyl transferase subunit, translating into MKDIIEALEAKRAAARAGGGEKRMASQHAKGKLTARERIELLLDEGSFEEFDMFVEHRAHEFGMADQKIPGDGVVTGWGTINGRLTYVFSKDFTVFGGSLSKAHAEKICKVQDMAMKNGAPIVGIFDAGGARIQEGVDSLAGYADIFQRNILASGVVPQISVIMGPCAGGDVYSPAMTDFIFMVRDTSYMYVTGPEVVKTVTNEIVTHEELGGARVHASKSGVVDGAFENDFETLTQMRRLIDFLPGSNREKPPTRPHYDDIMREEPSLDRLIPDNPNKPYDMKELIEKVADEGDFFEIGADFGKNIITGFARLDGAPAGFVANQPMTLAGVLDIDASRKAARFVRFCDAFNIPIITFVDVPGFLPGTKQELGGLIKHGAKLLFAYGEATVPKVTVITRKAYGVAYDVMSSKHLRGDVNYAWPSAEIAVMGAKGAVEIIFRADIGDADKIAARTKEYSDRFANPFVAASRGYLDDVIMPRETRRRIIRALQSLKNKKLENPWKKHDNIPL
- a CDS encoding cupin 2 conserved barrel domain protein, which codes for MSDTKKALWRAGEIAPTMRPFTQQLNPNSLFRAAALSRLAGMSRAHVSLVRLPPGKDSFAYHAHMHEEEWIYIVSGRAMAEIDGRSVEVGPGDFMGFATPSVPHLLRNTFDEECTYLMGGEDKPIEVVTYPNLDKRYLLMQTPGGTEFYELGEPTKPFRKAD
- a CDS encoding Mll2521 protein; its protein translation is MAKIDLTTAPSGQGTRYPAPYDEPCKKRRWLRLGDAAGLTQFGVNVVTLDPGVWSSQRHWHEKEDEFVFMLEGELVLVTDAGEAIMRPGDCAGFKAGVHDGHKLENRSDTPARFLVVGGRDDEDWGEYSDIDMKFWPKRYSGGGGYTRKNGDKI